Within the Naumovozyma castellii chromosome 1, complete genome genome, the region CCCAAGAGAGGGCATACATTTAAGGACACTACTGAATCAAACAATACAGATCTTAGAAAAGGGTCAGCAGAAGtattaaacaaaaaattggaCACTTTGATAGAATACTTGTCAGAAGACAAATTCGGAGCTAAGACAGGGAATAGTCGTCAGAAAGAGCGACATGATCATTGGCGTTTAACtgacgacgacgacgatGATATCATTACCAGAGAAAGtttagaaataaaaaatctTGAGGATCAAGTGGAAGAATTAAGGAAGAAAACTCTTttaaaacaagaaaatgaattaaggaaaatatCTCTAAGCAATGAGTTACTAGAACTGGCTACTAAACTTTCGTCCGATACTACTCTGGGGGATGATGAAGTAAATGGGCTGAAGAAACATAAAAGACACAACCGTGACCATATTAGGTGTACGGGATGCCACGATGatgaaaacgaaaaaaCATAGCAATgccaaaagaaaaagtaaGGGATAGAGTTTCTGAACtttataatttaataagTAAATATTCTAAAATATCAGAATTAATAACACAATTTATTCAATCATAATCCAAACTCAACCAAAAAGAAGCCTTATAAAACCAAAAAAGAAAGCTCCGATACGGGGAGTCGAACCCCGGTCTCCACGGTGAAAGCGTGATGTGATAGCCGTTACACTATATCGGATTATTTTTATAAAAACTTAAACCATTTATTCCTTACATGTGACAATGATTAGGTCATGTGCTTCCAATTAATTGCTAACAAAAAGGAATGTCATGAGAATACCAGTTAGACATGGACGTATTTACCGTTAAAGGAACCGAATGACCCAGATATAGAGAAGTTTTTCATACTAATATGGATTACATTAAGAAGACGATATGGGGGCCAGACCCTAAGGAACAACAAAGAAGGATAAAAGCTGTTTTAAGGAAGAATAATAGGGCTTTGGAAAAGTCCCTACGAGATTTGACGAACCTGCAAAATAAGACGCAACAGCTCATTAAACGTGCGGCGAAGAAGAATGATATAAAAACAGTAAGAATATATGCTAGGGAGTTATATCAGATTAATAAGCAATACACTAGGATGTATTCGTCCAAGGTTCAATTGACTTCCGTGTCAAGACAGATTGACGAGGCTCTACGATTGAAAACGATGTCAGATAAAATGGCAGAAAGTACTGGCTTGATGAGAGAGGTGAATTCCTTAGTTCGTTTACCTGAATTGCAAGGAACCATGATTGAACTAGAAAAAGAGCTGATGAAATCGGGAATTATTAGCGAAATGGTGGATGAAACAATGGATTCTGTAATGGAAAGTGAAGAGttagatgaagaagtggaTGCTGAAGTCAATAAAATCGTCGAACAATACACTAATGAGAAGTTCGAAAAGATCAACAACGTACCAACGACAGAATTACCAGCACACGAGGAGGAGGAAAAGGAGATTCCGGAAGACCAAGTAGACGAGGAAGCAGACAAGATGCTCAGAGAGATGAAGGAGCGTCTAAATGCCCTCCAAAATTAGTGCAACTACATATGTAGACCATAATAGCAGGAATAATATAACATTAACATAAACTTACATAGAAACGTCTATATTGCACCCGGGCACCACAGCGTCCCTGCATCGATTGCGGGTATTTTTTATAGGGGAAGTTTTATTGCGTGGTGGAAACTCGAAAAAATAGCgaaatatttttggtaAGGAGGGAAATCCACAGACAACAGGACACTTTTTAACGTTGCAGTGACAGAAGTCTTATCCAATTGCTAGTCGAATATACCGTGAAAAATCACAAACACTACGATAGAAGGACTTCATACAAGATGGTATCGATTTATAATAAGAATTCGCACGGTCCAAATTGCCGATCTTTTATCGCTCTACTAATAGCCAcgtttttcttttgtagCAATACTGTGTTAGCCAACAAAGAATCCGTCAATCAAGATGATTATCAGATATGTTCAGGGATGTACTCTAAGGAAGATTGGGGTGGCAAGATGGATCCGttcatttctttcaatttgaagaaattgaatattaagAATGATAATGAGGACGACTCCGGTGTTATTGTTGCCATCTATGACTTCCAAGATTATATTCATCTAGGGGTGAAACTACCAAGTGGTGATATGTATTATACATGTGATGATTATACTATTGACTTAGGTTACTGTGATGAATCTAATAGAGATGAATTTATTGTGAATGATGTTGTTTATAATCCTTTCACAAAGACTAATACTAGTCTTGTCAACCCTGTTATGACATTCTCGCAAAAAGATTTAGGTTTGCATGATGTGAAATATCCAGTAAAAAAAACTGGATTCTACTGTGTTACTGTCTTTACAAGTGCAAGTGATACCAAATTCAAGGCAATGGTCAATTTCAGAAATGCCTATGGTAATTTAGCTGGAtctgaaattaataaattaccATTATATGGATTATTAGCAGTTGCGTACGTGGTTGCAATGTGTCTATATTCATTTGCCGTCTGGAAACACAAGCATGAATTGTTACCCTTACACAAGTATCTACTTGCgttcttcatctttttaACTGTCGAAACCATTTTTGTTTGGGCCTACtatgatttgaaaaatgaaaagggTGATACTGCTGGGATTAAAGTATACATGGTATTCCTATCCATACTTACTGCAGGTAAGATTACgttctctttcttcatgTTATTAATCGTTTCTTTAGGTTATGGTATTGTTTACCCCAAATTAAACAAGACTCTAATGAGACGTTGTCAATATTATGCAGTCTTTAGTTACTGTTGGTGTATTGCCtttttaattcaaagttACTTAGAAGACCCTCAAGATCCTTCTCCATTGATTTTAATTACTCTTATCCCAATGGctctttgtttgtttgtatTCTATTTCATGGTATTGAGGTCTATGACTAAGACCGTAGCATATTTGAAGGATCAAAGACAAGTGGTCAAATTGAACATGTACAAGAGATTGTTATTTATCATCTACGCGTCATTAATTTGTATGCTTGGTGGTTGTGTGGTGACCTCTGTGATTTTCCTTGGTTTAAACCAACTTGAAACGATCGAAAAGAATTGGAGATCAAGATTCTTTTTCACTGATTTCTGGCCTACGCTTGTCTACTACATTGTCTTTGTTATCATTGCATTTATTTGGAGACCAACTGATACATCTTACATGTTGGCCGTTTCACAACAATTGCCTACGGATCCAGAAAACGTTGCTGATTTCGATTTAAGTGATATGCAATCCCTAGCAGAACATCTTgacgaagatgatgacAATGTCAGTATCATCACAGATGAAGAGCAAGGACGCGGTCATCCACAAGGCACCCAGGCGGCCTCCAACGCAACACCTCAATTGGGCACCAAGGGACAACCACAGCAGGATGACTTggatttcaatttcacaGACGATGAAGCTCCACCGGCACCTCCAAAGGACCCCTTTGCCGACCAGTGATTGCCCGGACGTATAATAGTGTATATAAATCATGTTATAAGTTACTTATGTACAGAACAAAACAATACTGATAATGCTTACGTACCATTGCGGGGTCGTACGGAAAAACATTTCTGTTTTCTGCGGCTGTTTCTGAGGACCTTGCGCTGCATATTCTGATCTATTTGTTTGCTTTTTCGCccaaaaggaaaaatggaaattgCTATGGACGATGTCTGGAGAAACTAGAATTGCAATTCGACGTAAATAAACACGGACTGCACTGTTCATTCCAAACAACACCGATCAATCGCCCTATTCGGAACGTGGTAATCGACGCAGAGTGCTCTCATCATCGTGTATCCATATAGCGTACTATTTATCTCCAACATCACATATTTACAGTGTCGGTTCACCCCAGAAATTATTCCGTTCCTTCAAACACCAATAGATAAcgtttcaaaattttgtttGATCTCATAACCAACAGATGACTGCCATATATTCCCTTTCCAATGCAATGAGTGATCCAAAGACTAGTTTGGCAGGCCCAGAGATTGGAAATCATACcacaaattcttcatctccTGAGAAGGCAATCATGGAAGGATCTCAAATTCATATGGATCGTCGTCATTCCATCTCTGCTGCAGGGACTAACGCTGCTTCCAATAGTTCGTctcagaagaagagaacCAAGGCCTCACGTGCCTGCGATCAATGTCgtaagaagaagatcaagtGTGATTTTAGTGAAGAGAAAACTTTGTGTTCCAATTGTCAAAGAAATGGAGAAAAATGTACTTTTGAAAGGGTACCGTTGAAGAGAGGCCCCTCTAAAGGATATACAAGAAACCATTCCAAATCAACACCTCAAACTACACATGAGACGGATATTAATCATAATAAGAGCCAAAATTACGAGACGGAACGAGACATGAATAGAAATTCTGCATCGTCAATTCCTCCTATCACACCTTCAAGATCGGGTTCTATCTTATTGCCACCATTAACCCATATTTCACAACCAGGGTCCACTATAAATGCCACAAATAACAACACGACTAATAATTTAACCAATCATAATAACGGCTCAGcaacaaatttaatgaatttgggTCAACAACAATTCTGGAAAGTTCCGTATCATGAATTTCAGTATCAGAGAAGAGGATCCATTGATTCATTGGCAAGTGATATATCGGTAAGACCATTAAACAATCAAGAACAACTACTGTATAATCCTACACAACAATCACCCAGCAATAATACAAATGCAAATAATCCTACCAATTCAGGAGGAAGTACTAGTGGTGCTAGCGCAGGATATTGGTCCTTCATAAAGAATTCAAGCTCATTGGGCCCAACTGAGGACCCTGAGGAACAAAGTCGAAGATCAAGCTCAATCCCATCTTTATTACGGAAACCTTCAAACACTTTATTACTGGGACAACCACAACTGCCCCCTCCAAATATATCACAAAATCCTAGTAACAACAGCGGTGCAACAGTGGGGAACAACCAAACACAACAGCAACCATTGTATCCTTATTCTCAATTTTCGCAACAGCAGCCGGCGTCACCTTCCTCTTTTGGTCAGTTTGCAGCTAATGGATTCCAATCAAGACATGGTTCCATTGCCAGTGAAGCAATGTCCCCAAGTACAGCTCCAGTGTATCCAAATGCTCCATCGAATCCAAAATCGTCTTCATTACAACAACATCACATATCTCAAATTTCTAATCCTGAACCAACAGGAATAATACCCAATCCACCTGACATGGCACCAACCACCAAAcctgaagaggaaaatcCTAAGGCAACTTCTGCTACTCGAACCTTAGAACTTGATTCCAATATGGAATCTTCAGATAAAAATGTGAAAAGGCGCAAGAGAAGctataattcaaaaaagaaatacgTTCGTGGTAGCAATAGTACGGGAGGTAGTGTTCATCATAGGTCAAATTCTAGAAGTAAAGATACACCTATTTCATCTATGGGTTCGTCAATGGCAGCAACACCATCTTCCATGGGCCAGTCTTCAGCAATAATATACGGTCAAATTTCTGATGTGGATATTATTGATACTTACTATGAGTTTATTCATACAGGATTCCCTATAATACCGCTGAATAAAAAGACATTAACAAATGACATACTACTAATAAACACACAACCTATTTCTGATATTCACGAGGTTAACAATTACGTGATTCTTTGGTTTAGAAACTCATTAGAATTGTTAGTGAGACTTGCCCTTAAGAGAAAGAACGGTAGTCATTTCTACGATAACTTCCCTAATGGATTGAATACCAATGATGAAAACAATGGTTCTAATGGGAATCAGTCCGTTGGTGGTGGAACAATCAATTCTCCacaaaaacaaacaaatgaCCAATCGAAGGATGAGACAAATATTGAGATTCAGACAATATTCATTACTGCATTAAACGAATGTTTCCAAAAAGTTGTAGATATTCACCCTCAATTCAGGGAGAAAAAAGACAAAATTTCTccaaaaatcaaaatcatttatCTTTCCACATTCATACTCCTAAATTATATTCTAGCATTGGTAGGGTATGATAACTCCTTTGTTTTAGGAATGTCAGTAACAATATTCAACGAATTTAAGTTGTAtaaattgttattgtttaacgatgataaagaaataaattttggaaatacACCACTCCAAGAAGATAAGCAAGAACCATTTCATTACTCCATAGTTTTCAAGAGATTATACATccttttaataatatttgattcCTTACAGAGTTGTACATTTGGCGGGCctaaattattaaatattccaattaaCAATACCACAGAACAgttctttgaaaatggcGATGATTTAAAATGGAGCGTGGAAGAAAACCCTGTTAAGCTGAAAACGATATTGCATGGTTTAAAGTTGGGAGAATTATTAACAGAAATATCTATGGGAAGAAAGTCAATCAATCACTATTTTACCAAGAACTCATCTAAACAATGGTTATGGAAGTCGACATCATCAGATGCCGTACTTGCAGATCCAGTAATTTTGAAAGCACAACAAGGTAGCGTTCATCAATTGTTCCACAAG harbors:
- the PTM1 gene encoding Ptm1p (ancestral locus Anc_2.552); protein product: MVSIYNKNSHGPNCRSFIALLIATFFFCSNTVLANKESVNQDDYQICSGMYSKEDWGGKMDPFISFNLKKLNIKNDNEDDSGVIVAIYDFQDYIHLGVKLPSGDMYYTCDDYTIDLGYCDESNRDEFIVNDVVYNPFTKTNTSLVNPVMTFSQKDLGLHDVKYPVKKTGFYCVTVFTSASDTKFKAMVNFRNAYGNLAGSEINKLPLYGLLAVAYVVAMCLYSFAVWKHKHELLPLHKYLLAFFIFLTVETIFVWAYYDLKNEKGDTAGIKVYMVFLSILTAGKITFSFFMLLIVSLGYGIVYPKLNKTLMRRCQYYAVFSYCWCIAFLIQSYLEDPQDPSPLILITLIPMALCLFVFYFMVLRSMTKTVAYLKDQRQVVKLNMYKRLLFIIYASLICMLGGCVVTSVIFLGLNQLETIEKNWRSRFFFTDFWPTLVYYIVFVIIAFIWRPTDTSYMLAVSQQLPTDPENVADFDLSDMQSLAEHLDEDDDNVSIITDEEQGRGHPQGTQAASNATPQLGTKGQPQQDDLDFNFTDDEAPPAPPKDPFADQ
- the RGT1 gene encoding Rgt1p (ancestral locus Anc_2.547): MTAIYSLSNAMSDPKTSLAGPEIGNHTTNSSSPEKAIMEGSQIHMDRRHSISAAGTNAASNSSSQKKRTKASRACDQCRKKKIKCDFSEEKTLCSNCQRNGEKCTFERVPLKRGPSKGYTRNHSKSTPQTTHETDINHNKSQNYETERDMNRNSASSIPPITPSRSGSILLPPLTHISQPGSTINATNNNTTNNLTNHNNGSATNLMNLGQQQFWKVPYHEFQYQRRGSIDSLASDISVRPLNNQEQLLYNPTQQSPSNNTNANNPTNSGGSTSGASAGYWSFIKNSSSLGPTEDPEEQSRRSSSIPSLLRKPSNTLLLGQPQLPPPNISQNPSNNSGATVGNNQTQQQPLYPYSQFSQQQPASPSSFGQFAANGFQSRHGSIASEAMSPSTAPVYPNAPSNPKSSSLQQHHISQISNPEPTGIIPNPPDMAPTTKPEEENPKATSATRTLELDSNMESSDKNVKRRKRSYNSKKKYVRGSNSTGGSVHHRSNSRSKDTPISSMGSSMAATPSSMGQSSAIIYGQISDVDIIDTYYEFIHTGFPIIPLNKKTLTNDILLINTQPISDIHEVNNYVILWFRNSLELLVRLALKRKNGSHFYDNFPNGLNTNDENNGSNGNQSVGGGTINSPQKQTNDQSKDETNIEIQTIFITALNECFQKVVDIHPQFREKKDKISPKIKIIYLSTFILLNYILALVGYDNSFVLGMSVTIFNEFKLYKLLLFNDDKEINFGNTPLQEDKQEPFHYSIVFKRLYILLIIFDSLQSCTFGGPKLLNIPINNTTEQFFENGDDLKWSVEENPVKLKTILHGLKLGELLTEISMGRKSINHYFTKNSSKQWLWKSTSSDAVLADPVILKAQQGSVHQLFHKLLLIKRLFTDCLLSLNERNDDNGEDNKELKPQLNITIELSAELTDSLCSLISTILHILTLLMRLNPTNSIDYKYRPVFPPMRSNDVLAEQQNATVAAPLDATPMMSNDAEFYKKLLGLKQDNGTFLSDLARGTISPFAIALLHEVHNITDLVKQMPTYLIGIVMRSNTALNNVESTDPSTKPQDLVVKLSNSMNEMVQITSLLNMIKPFKIFDHEINKNNSMGFNEESDDDSVMKDLLDTHAEGAEHQGEDAVLEKFIRTGWKLLDDSELGWY
- the SPC42 gene encoding Spc42p (ancestral locus Anc_2.563); the protein is MEEKGEAHMFRDRRGNISPTPQRYGTEKYARYGLRKTDELLPEESRLSNDAINELIDMNRQLKKTLRDREDELDRYGRLTESLQSKLIKYTNLNNKLEREKIELELENEKLIDINERLTNDLRTTSVAGDLKYSQKTRKGDDENTDDIFIPKRGHTFKDTTESNNTDLRKGSAEVLNKKLDTLIEYLSEDKFGAKTGNSRQKERHDHWRLTDDDDDDIITRESLEIKNLEDQVEELRKKTLLKQENELRKISLSNELLELATKLSSDTTLGDDEVNGLKKHKRHNRDHIRCTGCHDDENEKT
- the VPS24 gene encoding ESCRT-III subunit protein VPS24 (ancestral locus Anc_2.558), translating into MDYIKKTIWGPDPKEQQRRIKAVLRKNNRALEKSLRDLTNLQNKTQQLIKRAAKKNDIKTVRIYARELYQINKQYTRMYSSKVQLTSVSRQIDEALRLKTMSDKMAESTGLMREVNSLVRLPELQGTMIELEKELMKSGIISEMVDETMDSVMESEELDEEVDAEVNKIVEQYTNEKFEKINNVPTTELPAHEEEEKEIPEDQVDEEADKMLREMKERLNALQN